Proteins from a genomic interval of Providencia stuartii:
- a CDS encoding DUF4440 domain-containing protein: MQKLFDHLITLEKKLHHYSNRDNLEFLENILHPAFLEFCRSGVSADKTETLLALTQANNLLEIHSENFQCAQIDANTVLITYLSFQLDNGIPIKQTLRSSIWSKNQHNQWQLRFHQGTPRSL; this comes from the coding sequence ATGCAGAAACTCTTTGATCACCTAATCACACTAGAAAAAAAGCTACACCATTATTCAAATAGAGATAATTTAGAATTTCTTGAAAATATTCTGCACCCAGCGTTTTTAGAATTTTGCCGCTCTGGTGTGAGCGCCGATAAAACAGAGACACTTTTAGCCCTCACTCAAGCTAATAATTTATTGGAAATTCACTCCGAAAATTTCCAATGTGCACAGATAGATGCGAATACAGTGCTCATCACCTATTTAAGTTTTCAACTTGATAATGGGATACCTATTAAACAAACACTACGCTCATCGATTTGGAGCAAAAATCAGCACAACCAATGGCAGCTCCGTTTCCACCAAGGAACACCACGTTCGTTATAA